CCCCCCGATGAAGCCAGTGCCCCCGGTGACGAGGATCCGCGTGGGCAGCGGCGACTCCCGGCGGTCCTCCACGTCAGTTCGCGTCACTCGGCCATGCCGGCAAGGCGCGGGTCACGGCGGGCGACAATTCGCCGGCGATCCGACGCGCCAGGCTGTCGGCGCGAACGACCGACGCGTCAGCGAAGCTCGCTACCTCACGGGATGTGCGACCCTCCACCGGCATCACGATGCGCACCAGCGCTTCTTCCGTGCGCCCGTGCAATGCCGCGTCCCGCATCAGGTCCCACTTGACGCGGTACTCGCTGGCCTCCACGCGTCCTCGACCCTGATACCAGTAATAGACGAGCACGCGCATGCCCTTGTTGGCCAACAGCACCCGCGTGACCCGCGAGCCGGCGGCGGCACCGGGAAGCGGAATGCGTTCGCTGGCGAGGATATCCCATCCCGCCCCAGGCAGGCAGTTCTTCGGTGAGTGAATCGACCGGCCCTGGACCTGACGGTCGTAGTAGCCCACATACACCGAGAACGCGAAAGCCGAATCCGGGCCGAATGTCCGCATGACGTAGTCGCTCATACCGGCGACTCGGCGCTCCTCTTCGCTCACGA
The genomic region above belongs to Gemmatimonadaceae bacterium and contains:
- the epsI gene encoding EpsI family protein — protein: MSRASLFLPSLVLGVGVLLISGMREQYAMSPREPITSIPTVMQGFASRDTIVSEEERRVAGMSDYVMRTFGPDSAFAFSVYVGYYDRQVQGRSIHSPKNCLPGAGWDILASERIPLPGAAAGSRVTRVLLANKGMRVLVYYWYQGRGRVEASEYRVKWDLMRDAALHGRTEEALVRIVMPVEGRTSREVASFADASVVRADSLARRIAGELSPAVTRALPAWPSDAN